One Borreliella chilensis DNA window includes the following coding sequences:
- a CDS encoding membrane protein — MFLLQEFSGNSSFFRSLLVFVPVIAIFWFLVISPQRKEEKNKKEMIKNLKKGDKVLTVGGILGVVKKLGDTDVVLELNSNTEAVFVKNSIEKVLSEKK; from the coding sequence GTGTTTTTATTGCAAGAGTTTAGCGGCAATAGTAGCTTTTTCCGAAGTTTGTTAGTTTTTGTGCCTGTTATTGCTATATTTTGGTTTTTAGTGATATCCCCTCAGCGTAAGGAAGAAAAGAATAAAAAAGAGATGATAAAAAATCTAAAAAAAGGCGATAAAGTGTTAACAGTAGGTGGAATTCTAGGAGTTGTAAAAAAATTAGGCGACACGGATGTTGTTTTGGAGCTAAATTCAAATACTGAAGCAGTTTTTGTAAAAAACTCTATTGAAAAAGTTTTGTCTGAAAAAAAATAA